The genomic interval GAATATGTTGGGTCCGCGCGCGACAACGGGCCGGCTCCCCACCTGGGAAGCCGGCCCGCCGAACGGCACTGAGGCGCGGTGTCAGGGCACCAGGTACATCTCGTGGTAGCGCACCGTGTTGGGATCGAAGTAGGTGCAGCTCCCCTGCCACGGCGTGGTGATCGCCTTCCCCACGATGGCGCGCCCGTACTTCACCCCGATCCCCGCCGTCGAAGAGCTCCCGTACGCGCTGCCGTCGCAGAGCGTCTGGCCCCACCGGCCTGCCGGGTCGTTCATCGTGTAGTTGGTGCCGTCGTTGCCGATCAGCAGCATCACGTGGCCGGAGCTGGTGAATTTGCCGTGGATGACGACGGGCCGCCCCTTGTTCAGCTCGGCATCCAGCTCCGGGATGGAACCCGTCTCCATGTGCACGCGAATGCGGTTCTTGATCCCGGCGCGGGCGGCGAGCTTGTTGAAGATCGTGTCGAACTTGAACTCGTCCTGCGATTGCTTGCGGAACTCGGTGTAGATCTGGTCCGGCGTGTAGTTGGCCCCGTAGTACTTCAGGAGCATCGCCATGGTGGTGTTGGCGCAGGTGGCGCCCGGCTCGTACGTGTTGGCGTACTGGTAGAAGTACGGCACGTTGGGCACCAGGTCCGCGATGGTGATGTCCTTGTAGAAGCCCGCCACCTGCGTCCCCGCCGAGTTGTAGCCGCGCAGGTAGATGCGCCGCACTCCCACGCCGCTGAACTTGTACTTCACGGGGAAGAAGTTCGCGCGGTCCGTGCTGGAGCCCAGCAGGTACGTGCCGTCCGCGAAGTACTTCACCGTCACGATGTCGCTGGTCGCGTCCGCCTTGAAGGTGACGGGGTTGGTGGCGTAGCTCCCGGTGGGGAAGACCCATGCGACCGTCGCGGTGCCGGCGAGCGTCTTCGACGGCGCCTCGGGCGCGGTGATCCGCGATCCGCTTCCGTCGCAGGCCGTGAGGGAGGCGAGTACGGCGAGGAGCGCCAGTCCGCGCAGCGCGCGTCTCGGGCGGGTGGATCCCAGCGCCTTCCCGGATTGTGGATCGTTCATGAGGTTCCCGGCGGTTCAGGTGGCGGAACGCTTCGGTGGGATGATCCTGTGAGGGAATATCCATACCGGAAAAGGGATGCAAAAGCGCGTTTGCCGGCTCCCCGTCCAACCCCCTGCGCCGCAAGGGGATCGGCCCTCGCGCGTCCGCCTGGCGCCACGCTCGCCGATTTCCCGCGTCGGAGCAATATGGTGCGATCCGCACAGATTGGTGCATGCCGGCCCCCGCACGCCGGGCCACGTCAGGGCGTCCACACCGGGGTAGGATCGTCACTGTCGGTGTGCGTCAGACGGCTGGGAGCGCGATACACATCAAAGCGCATCGTGACACCCGCTCTTCTGTTACTCTCCCCCGTTCTTGCGTAAAGTGTCTTCGGGGCCCGCGAGGGCGTAGCCGTGAAACCACTTGGAGGAACCAATGGCCCAGCCATTCGAGCAGCAGTACGAGGACGTGTTGCAGAACATCGAGGCTCCCGTCGTCGAGCTCTACCGCGCCGACCCGTCGCTCGTCGACTACGAGGTGGATTCGGGCCTCGGGGCACTGATCGCGCACTACACGGCCGAGCTACAGGGCCGCCCGTCCCCGGGCGCTCCCTCGGATGCGAACCGGCGGCGCGTGTTCGAGGAGGTGCTGGAGGCGTGCGAGTGGCGGCTGGGTCGCGGCCCCGACGCTGGCGCTAAGTTGAACACAACTGAGGAGATCGTCGCCTGCCTCAAGCGGGTGCGGAAGTCAGCGCAGCGGTGGACCAAGCGCGGGGGACGCCAGGGTTACCTCACCTTCGTCTCACGCTTCATCCCGTAGCCGCGCCCACGTGCACGAACGGCGGCCCACACGTGGAGACACGGAGGCGCGGAGAGAGCTTCTCCGCGCCTCCGCTTCTTCACCACCATACACCTCCGTGACGAAAAAGGCGCGCCTCAGACCCCAACGGGACA from Longimicrobium sp. carries:
- a CDS encoding C39 family peptidase, translated to MNDPQSGKALGSTRPRRALRGLALLAVLASLTACDGSGSRITAPEAPSKTLAGTATVAWVFPTGSYATNPVTFKADATSDIVTVKYFADGTYLLGSSTDRANFFPVKYKFSGVGVRRIYLRGYNSAGTQVAGFYKDITIADLVPNVPYFYQYANTYEPGATCANTTMAMLLKYYGANYTPDQIYTEFRKQSQDEFKFDTIFNKLAARAGIKNRIRVHMETGSIPELDAELNKGRPVVIHGKFTSSGHVMLLIGNDGTNYTMNDPAGRWGQTLCDGSAYGSSSTAGIGVKYGRAIVGKAITTPWQGSCTYFDPNTVRYHEMYLVP